GCAGCGGGACGATCAACCCCAGCGTCACCTTCTTCTACGATTGGACCGGCGGGTTCGTCTACGCGCCAGCAATCGGCTTCCAGCGCGATCCGTGGCGCTTCTCGGTCGAGTACGACATCCTCGATGCCGGAACCCTCAAAGGTGCCAGCGGGGTGAGCTTGCTGCGCGATCGCGACAACGTGGTCTTCCAGTTCGAGTACGCGATCTAAGTGCCGCCCGCCCCGGATCACAAACCCGTGCGCGCCAGCTTGATCAGCAAGGCGCGCGTACGCTCGACGGAGTCGAGATTGCCTTGGCCGACGGGGAAGGGAATGGCGAGGAACTCGGTTGCGCCGATCTCGGCGAGGCAGCGCAGCTGCTCGGTGACCGCGTCCTCATCGCCGACGACGGCGACGCCGGCCGGGCCTTCGGCGCCTTCGCGATCGAGCATGGCGCGGTACGACGGCAGCGTGCCGTAGACCTGGAAGACTTTACCGGCACTGCGGCGCGCCGCCGCCACCTCATCGCCGACGGCCACCGGCAGCCCGACCACCACCCGCGGTGCCGGCCGGCCCGCCTTGGCGGCGGCCTCGTTGATGCAAGGGATGGTGTGCTCGCGCAAGGTCTTCGGCCCGGTCATCCAGGTTATGGTCCCGTCGGCCACGGCCCCGGCGAGCGCCAACATCTTCGGCGCGAGCGCCGCCAGTAGAATAGGGCAGGGGGTGGCGCCCGGCACGGAGACGTTGGCGTTGACGCGGAACTCGCGGCCCTGAAAACTGACTGTGCCATCACGAATCAGCGGCGCCAAGACGGCGACGTACTCTTGCATGTGGCTGAACGGCTTGGCGAACGACAGTCCCAGCATCATCTCGATCACCAGCTGATGCGACAAGCCGATGCCCAAGGAGAAGCGGCCGCCGGTGGCCGCTTGCGTGGTCAGTGCTTGCTGCGCCATCGCCACCGGGTGGCGCAGGAACGTCGGTACCACCGCGGTGCCGAGGGCGATGCGGGCGGTGCTGCGGCCGGCCAGCGCGGCGACGGTCAACGCATCAGGGCCGAATATGTTGGCGAACCAGGCCGTAGCGAACCCGTCCCGCTCGGCTTGCTGTGTCTGCGCGATCAAGTCGTCGAGCGTTCCCGCCCGGCCGCTGATTTCACCGATGCCGATGCCGATCTTCATGTTGTACCCTCTCTCCCTGCGGCGCCAACTCCTACAGGCTTGCCGCTGCTGACGCCAGCGGGGCGCGCTCCAAAGCTGCTGCGATTTCGCTTTGCACGCCGGCGTCGCTTTCCCGGCGGCGTGCTCGGCCGAGCGCGCCGCGGGCAGCAGCGCCGGCAATCTGCCCCAACCCCCAGGCGGCGTGCGCCCGCACCAGCGCCGAGGCGTCGTGCGCCAAAGCGCCGGCGAGTACCGGCACCGCCTGCGGGTTGCCGGTGTTGCCGAGCACGACGGCGACGTTGCGCACAAAGCAGTCGCGGCGGGCGCGGCTGACGGCGCTGCCGGCAAAGCGGCGCTGGTAGGCCGCCGTATCCAACGCCAGCAACTCCGGCAGGTAGGGGAATAATGCTTCGTTGGCAGCGACAGCGCGGCTGGGCTTCTCGTTCCACGGACACACTTCTTGGCAGATGTCACACCCGAAGATCCACTCGCCCAGCCGCGGCCGCAGCGGGCGTGGGATCGCCCCGCGATACTCGATGGTCAGGTACGACAAGCACAGGCGCGCATCGAGGAGGTGGCCGGGTTGCAGCGCGCCGGTAGGGCAGAGATCGAGGCAGCGCCGGCAGCTACCGCAGTGATCGGCGGCGATCGGCTCGGGGTCGAATTCGTAATCGGTGAAGATCTCGCCGAGAAAAAACCACGAGCCCTCGTGCCGGTGCAGGATCATCGTGTTCTTGCCGACCCAACCCAGGCCGCCGAGGCCGGCCCACTCACGTTCCAGTATCGGCCCGGTATCGACATAGGCGCGAGTGGCGTGGGAGCCGTGCGCGCGCATGACGGCGGCAAGTTGCTCGAGCTTCGCCAGCACGACGCCGTGGTAGTCCGGGCCAGAGGCATACGCGGCGATGCGCCCGCGCAATTGCTCGCGCCAGTCGAGCCCCGGCGCGGGCGCTCGACGATAGGGGAAACCAACGGTGACGACGCTGCGCGCCGCCGGCAGCACTAGTGCCGGCTCCAGCCGCTTCTTGCGCCCGCGGCCGAGATAGCTCATCGTCCCGGCGTAGCCGTCGTGCAACCACCGGCGCACGAACTCGCCGTGCGGCGGCGGTTGCACCGGCGCAAAGCCGCACAGCTTGAAGCCGAGCCGGCGCGCCTCGCTGCGAATGATCTGCTTCAGCTCCCCGCTCCCCTCGCCGCGGGTGGAACGGTGCGCCGGTAGTCGTCCCAAGTGTCAATGTCGGCAGGCGGCGCGCCCTCGATGCTTACCTCCAGCACCCAATCCGGGTGGGCGGCGAGGAGGGCGCGGGCACCGTGATCGCCTTGCAGCTGGTCGACCTCAGGCCAGATTCGCCGCGCCAGGAACACGGGATGGCCGGGGATGCGGCGGCCGTCGGCGCAATACAACGGGCGGGCCACCGGCGCATCGGCGCCGGCGAACGCCGCCGCCACGCGGCCGATCAGCCCGCCGGTAACCCCAGGCTGATCCCCGAGCAAGACAGCCGCGCCGTCGGCGCGGCTGTCAGCGGCGCTCAACCCGGCCCGGAGTGAAGTGCTTTGTCCCTGCTCGTAGTCGGCGTTGACGACCACTGTCACGGGGCATTCCACCGGTAACTGAATCGCCTGGCGAACCGCCTCCGCCCGGTGCCCCAGGACCAGCACGATCTCATCGAGACACGAGGCGGCGGCGACCTCGAGCACGTGTTGCAGCAGCGGCCGATCGCCGAACCACATGAGCTGCTTGGGCTGTCCCATGCGACGCGAGGCCCCGGCCGCCAGAATGATGCCAGAGAGAAAGCTGCGCGAGTGATGGCTAGTGGGTAGCATGAACAGCACCGGTGCGCGCGGCCAGTGCGCAACCGTCTCGTTTGTGACTTACCGCCAGCATTTCAGCCAGGACGGCGACGGCAATTTCCGCCGGCGTGCGGGCCCCGAGATCGAGGCCAATGGGAGCGCGGATACGCCCCAGCTCGGCATCGTTGAATCCTTCTTCGCGCAACGGGGCTAGGCGCTGGGCGTGGGTTCTCCGGCTGCCCATGATCCCGATATAGCGGGCCTGTGAGCGCAAGGCGCAGGCCAACGCCGGCACATCGAACTTCGGATCGTGAGTGAGGATCACCACGTAGGAATTGTCATCGAGACCGACCCGAGCGAGCGCTTCGTGTGGCCAGG
The sequence above is a segment of the Deltaproteobacteria bacterium genome. Coding sequences within it:
- a CDS encoding nucleotidyltransferase family protein produces the protein MLPTSHHSRSFLSGIILAAGASRRMGQPKQLMWFGDRPLLQHVLEVAAASCLDEIVLVLGHRAEAVRQAIQLPVECPVTVVVNADYEQGQSTSLRAGLSAADSRADGAAVLLGDQPGVTGGLIGRVAAAFAGADAPVARPLYCADGRRIPGHPVFLARRIWPEVDQLQGDHGARALLAAHPDWVLEVSIEGAPPADIDTWDDYRRTVPPAARGAGS
- the queG gene encoding tRNA epoxyqueuosine(34) reductase QueG codes for the protein MGRLPAHRSTRGEGSGELKQIIRSEARRLGFKLCGFAPVQPPPHGEFVRRWLHDGYAGTMSYLGRGRKKRLEPALVLPAARSVVTVGFPYRRAPAPGLDWREQLRGRIAAYASGPDYHGVVLAKLEQLAAVMRAHGSHATRAYVDTGPILEREWAGLGGLGWVGKNTMILHRHEGSWFFLGEIFTDYEFDPEPIAADHCGSCRRCLDLCPTGALQPGHLLDARLCLSYLTIEYRGAIPRPLRPRLGEWIFGCDICQEVCPWNEKPSRAVAANEALFPYLPELLALDTAAYQRRFAGSAVSRARRDCFVRNVAVVLGNTGNPQAVPVLAGALAHDASALVRAHAAWGLGQIAGAAARGALGRARRRESDAGVQSEIAAALERAPLASAAASL
- a CDS encoding TIGR03564 family F420-dependent LLM class oxidoreductase, encoding MKIGIGIGEISGRAGTLDDLIAQTQQAERDGFATAWFANIFGPDALTVAALAGRSTARIALGTAVVPTFLRHPVAMAQQALTTQAATGGRFSLGIGLSHQLVIEMMLGLSFAKPFSHMQEYVAVLAPLIRDGTVSFQGREFRVNANVSVPGATPCPILLAALAPKMLALAGAVADGTITWMTGPKTLREHTIPCINEAAAKAGRPAPRVVVGLPVAVGDEVAAARRSAGKVFQVYGTLPSYRAMLDREGAEGPAGVAVVGDEDAVTEQLRCLAEIGATEFLAIPFPVGQGNLDSVERTRALLIKLARTGL